Proteins encoded in a region of the Methanobrevibacter millerae genome:
- the alaS gene encoding alanine--tRNA ligase: MIIMVEIFDELGYKKQTCKTCGQEFYSQVDRDTCGDAPCDEYEFIANPATDKPYNLYEIQKVFREFLESEGHTHVHRYPVLAKRWRDDVFLVGASIFCFQPWITSGLVKPPANPIEMAQPSIRLNDVDNVGRTGRHMTCFTMGTHTVINKEDDFIYWEDETIRLCHEFFAHIGINTEEITFIKSWWSGGGNEGPCYEVCCRGVELATLVFIQYETLENGDKKEIPIKVVDTGYGLERIAWISQGTPTAYDACFAPVVDKLKELTGVEINEDIQGRNAQIAGMMDIEDIGDLKELRQQVADSLNLSLDEYLKAAEPMEAIYIIADHTRCLAFMLADGIIPSNVKEGYLARLVLRRTIRFMKELNMKESLADVMEIQLDFLSKFYPEIRDSEEHIMNIITLEEERYATTVKKGKSIVRRSIKRLKKEGKTEMPLDMLIDLYDAHGIPPETVVEMAGDGFTVNVPDNFFTQVAGAHEKDTSSKKSTFKLDFPETDLLFYKDFYQQEFEAEVLGLVEKDGKQCLIFDKTTFYPEGGGQPSDIGEVSINGNVFKIPHADKVDNVVLHYVDGDITDDVVGQKVTGKIDWARRITLARHHTGTHLVIAAARKVLGQHIWQAGSQNGLTRARIDLSHYKRITQEELNEIEKLANEYVMENIDLDIQFHTRDEAQELYGFVLYQGGIVPGKMIRVVKIPGVDVQACAGTHVLRTGVVGPIKINKTERVQDGVERIDFSAGLAAIDSMQHDGEILRESSAIFKVENDQLPKTCDRFFSEWKSQKNEIDKLKSEIASLKMNSLADDYDEINGLKVVHQLMDSDIKELQKIATDFTDNGKADVVIMGNNDGKIVGAASQNAIDNGVKINDIIKTAAGVLGGGGGGRLTLAQGAGKNTEKMDEAIKTAVELI; the protein is encoded by the coding sequence ATGATTATTATGGTAGAAATTTTTGATGAACTTGGTTATAAAAAACAAACATGTAAAACTTGCGGACAGGAGTTTTACTCCCAGGTGGATAGAGACACCTGTGGTGATGCTCCATGTGATGAGTATGAGTTTATTGCAAACCCTGCAACCGATAAGCCATACAATTTATATGAAATCCAAAAGGTGTTTAGAGAATTTTTAGAAAGTGAAGGACATACTCATGTCCATAGATATCCTGTTTTAGCTAAAAGATGGAGAGATGATGTCTTTTTAGTTGGAGCATCTATTTTCTGTTTCCAGCCATGGATTACATCAGGTCTTGTTAAACCACCGGCCAATCCTATTGAAATGGCTCAACCATCAATCAGGCTTAATGATGTAGATAATGTTGGAAGAACCGGTCGTCACATGACCTGTTTTACAATGGGAACACATACAGTTATTAACAAGGAAGATGATTTTATCTATTGGGAAGATGAAACAATCAGACTTTGTCATGAGTTCTTTGCCCACATTGGAATTAACACTGAAGAAATTACTTTCATCAAATCCTGGTGGAGCGGTGGAGGTAATGAAGGGCCATGTTATGAGGTATGCTGCAGAGGAGTGGAACTTGCAACATTGGTTTTCATCCAATATGAAACCTTGGAAAATGGTGATAAAAAAGAAATCCCAATTAAAGTTGTGGATACAGGTTATGGATTGGAACGTATTGCATGGATTTCACAAGGAACTCCAACAGCTTATGATGCTTGTTTTGCACCTGTTGTTGACAAACTAAAAGAATTGACTGGCGTTGAAATTAATGAGGATATTCAAGGAAGAAATGCGCAAATTGCGGGAATGATGGATATTGAGGATATCGGTGACTTGAAAGAATTAAGACAGCAAGTTGCAGACAGTTTAAATCTTTCTTTGGATGAGTACTTAAAAGCCGCTGAACCGATGGAAGCGATTTATATTATTGCAGACCATACTAGATGTTTGGCATTCATGTTGGCTGATGGTATTATCCCATCCAATGTTAAGGAAGGATATTTGGCAAGATTGGTTTTAAGAAGAACTATTCGTTTCATGAAAGAGTTAAACATGAAAGAATCCTTGGCTGATGTAATGGAAATACAATTGGATTTCTTATCTAAATTCTATCCTGAAATCCGTGATTCTGAAGAACATATTATGAATATCATTACTTTGGAAGAAGAGCGTTATGCTACAACCGTCAAAAAAGGTAAAAGCATTGTCAGAAGATCCATCAAAAGACTTAAAAAAGAAGGAAAAACTGAAATGCCTCTTGACATGCTGATTGATTTATATGATGCTCATGGGATCCCTCCAGAAACTGTTGTTGAAATGGCGGGGGATGGATTTACAGTAAATGTTCCGGACAACTTCTTCACTCAGGTTGCAGGAGCACATGAAAAAGACACTTCCAGCAAAAAATCCACATTTAAACTGGACTTCCCTGAAACTGATTTATTGTTCTATAAAGATTTCTACCAACAAGAATTTGAAGCTGAAGTTTTAGGTTTAGTGGAAAAAGACGGCAAGCAATGTTTGATTTTTGATAAAACAACATTCTATCCTGAAGGAGGAGGTCAACCTTCCGATATTGGTGAAGTTTCCATTAACGGAAATGTCTTTAAAATACCTCATGCCGATAAAGTTGACAATGTTGTCCTGCATTATGTGGATGGAGACATCACAGATGATGTGGTTGGACAAAAGGTAACTGGTAAAATTGACTGGGCAAGAAGAATAACTCTTGCACGTCACCACACTGGAACACACTTGGTAATTGCGGCTGCAAGAAAAGTGTTAGGTCAGCATATCTGGCAGGCAGGATCACAAAACGGTCTTACAAGAGCACGTATTGACTTATCCCATTACAAACGTATCACACAAGAAGAATTGAATGAAATTGAAAAATTGGCTAATGAATATGTGATGGAAAACATCGACTTGGACATCCAATTCCATACAAGAGATGAGGCACAGGAATTATATGGATTTGTACTTTATCAGGGAGGTATCGTTCCAGGTAAAATGATTCGTGTAGTTAAAATACCTGGCGTTGATGTTCAGGCCTGTGCGGGTACACATGTATTAAGAACTGGTGTTGTCGGTCCGATTAAAATCAATAAGACTGAAAGAGTTCAGGATGGTGTTGAAAGGATTGATTTCTCAGCAGGTCTTGCAGCAATCGATTCAATGCAGCATGACGGTGAAATCCTGCGTGAAAGTTCAGCAATATTTAAGGTTGAAAATGATCAATTGCCAAAAACCTGTGACAGATTCTTCTCTGAATGGAAATCACAGAAAAATGAGATAGACAAATTAAAATCCGAGATTGCTTCTTTAAAAATGAACTCTCTTGCTGATGACTATGATGAAATCAATGGTCTTAAAGTTGTTCATCAGTTAATGGACAGTGATATTAAGGAACTTCAAAAGATAGCAACTGATTTTACTGACAACGGTAAAGCTGATGTTGTTATCATGGGTAACAATGATGGTAAAATTGTCGGTGCAGCATCCCAAAATGCTATTGACAACGGAGTTAAGATTAATGATATCATTAAAACTGCAGCCGGAGTTTTAGGTGGTGGCGGTGGAGGCCGTCTTACATTAGCACAAGGTGCTGGTAAAAACACTGAAAAGATGGATGAAGCTATTAAAACTGCTGTTGAATTAATATAA
- a CDS encoding zinc-ribbon domain-containing protein codes for MSEYCSKCGEKLNDENESFCPNCGEKIPKKNNSSQKDNTKLIYGLLIVVIILVISIAIITHGFGLFGEHTSINLITQSPISSSGEFTVQLMGNTQGVAGKTIEITFKNNQNTYTFNQATNSQGLSSITPNVEPGDYEVTCSFAGDENYAKSSATNKMTVESKVTEISSQVTSTRTEPDYQSFSYSHSFEDTDKNGDGYVYLSDMNIAHTPKNIQNKMFADSDSNGDGRLNHDEYYKFMYKLNYDKSSYGL; via the coding sequence ATGAGTGAATATTGTAGTAAATGCGGTGAAAAATTGAATGATGAAAATGAATCATTTTGTCCTAACTGTGGAGAAAAAATCCCCAAAAAGAATAACTCTTCACAAAAAGACAATACAAAACTAATTTACGGACTATTAATTGTAGTAATAATCCTTGTTATATCCATAGCAATAATAACACATGGATTTGGTCTCTTTGGAGAACATACATCAATTAATCTAATAACACAATCCCCTATAAGTAGTTCAGGAGAGTTTACAGTTCAGCTAATGGGCAACACACAGGGAGTAGCCGGGAAAACTATTGAAATAACCTTTAAAAATAATCAGAACACATATACTTTCAATCAGGCAACGAATTCTCAAGGTTTATCCTCAATAACACCAAATGTTGAACCAGGAGATTACGAAGTTACATGTTCATTTGCAGGAGATGAAAATTATGCTAAATCCTCTGCAACAAACAAGATGACCGTTGAAAGCAAAGTGACTGAAATCAGCAGCCAAGTAACTTCAACAAGGACAGAACCAGATTACCAATCATTCAGCTATTCACATTCATTTGAAGATACTGACAAAAATGGAGACGGATATGTATATTTAAGTGACATGAATATAGCGCATACACCAAAAAATATTCAAAACAAGATGTTTGCCGATTCTGATTCCAATGGCGACGGCAGACTAAACCATGACGAATATTATAAGTTCATGTACAAATTAAATTATGATAAAAGCAGTTATGGTTTATGA
- the thiI gene encoding tRNA uracil 4-sulfurtransferase ThiI, whose product MKYDLIVARYGEVGLKSSKVRSRFERKLVKNIKSAIDCDVDRNQGRIYIFPKSFDDAVNNLNRVFGIVSYSPAISTYSNFEDIDKTLGEYVENLASENMIDEQTKFAIKCRRVGDHDFTSQEMAAFCGGVVRKRVLAPVDLTNPELTIFVEVRGDDTFIYHEKIPGPGGLPLGTQGKVVCLVSSGIDSPVATYLMMKRGCEVIALYCDNDPFTSKKALENYNKLVDQLQNYAAGVPIKKRVVKYGEYLKKAKEDAPEKMTCVLCKSGMYKLAEKLANEMGALAIVDGSSVGQVASQTLNNILATRYGVDMPILSPLIGLDKAEITKIAEEIGTFEISKIDDGGCSAVPRYPETKGDLDRFKDACEAMNQDDVIEEVFKTIQH is encoded by the coding sequence ATGAAGTATGATTTAATCGTAGCAAGATATGGTGAAGTGGGCTTAAAAAGCTCAAAAGTACGTTCTCGTTTTGAAAGAAAATTAGTTAAAAATATCAAGTCTGCAATTGATTGTGATGTTGACAGAAATCAGGGCAGAATTTACATATTTCCCAAAAGCTTTGATGATGCAGTAAATAATTTAAACAGGGTTTTTGGTATTGTATCTTACTCTCCGGCTATTTCTACATACAGTAACTTTGAGGATATTGATAAGACTTTGGGAGAATATGTTGAGAATTTGGCTAGCGAAAACATGATTGATGAGCAGACCAAATTTGCAATTAAATGCAGACGTGTTGGAGATCATGATTTTACCTCTCAGGAGATGGCTGCATTTTGTGGAGGGGTTGTGAGAAAAAGAGTTCTGGCACCTGTTGATTTAACAAATCCTGAATTAACAATATTTGTTGAAGTTCGTGGTGATGACACTTTTATTTATCATGAAAAAATTCCAGGACCTGGAGGATTACCTTTAGGAACTCAGGGAAAAGTGGTTTGTCTTGTATCCAGTGGAATTGATTCTCCTGTTGCAACTTATCTGATGATGAAAAGGGGTTGTGAAGTGATTGCACTTTATTGTGATAATGACCCGTTCACATCCAAAAAAGCTTTAGAAAATTATAATAAATTGGTTGATCAGCTTCAAAACTATGCTGCAGGTGTTCCTATTAAAAAACGTGTTGTCAAATATGGTGAATACTTGAAAAAAGCCAAAGAAGATGCTCCGGAAAAGATGACTTGTGTTTTATGTAAATCAGGTATGTATAAATTGGCTGAAAAATTAGCTAATGAAATGGGGGCACTGGCTATTGTAGATGGAAGCAGTGTAGGCCAAGTCGCATCTCAAACTCTGAATAATATTCTAGCAACTAGATATGGTGTTGATATGCCAATTTTATCACCGTTAATTGGTTTGGATAAGGCAGAAATTACTAAAATTGCTGAAGAAATTGGAACATTTGAAATATCCAAAATTGATGATGGTGGATGCAGTGCGGTTCCAAGATATCCTGAAACCAAAGGTGACTTGGACAGATTTAAAGATGCCTGTGAGGCCATGAATCAGGATGATGTTATTGAAGAGGTTTTTAAAACAATACAGCATTAA
- a CDS encoding PaaI family thioesterase, with protein sequence MSTFNSIEEAREFFKGDKFATNLGVSLEKLDEDSCECSLELNDGHKNAVGGVMGGVMFTLADFAFAVLSNNLHSPTVAQQVSVNYLSAPKGNKLIARAVCKKNGRSSSIINVDVSDDTGRDIVQFVGTGFKL encoded by the coding sequence ATGAGTACTTTTAATTCAATCGAAGAAGCAAGAGAATTTTTTAAAGGTGACAAGTTTGCAACAAACCTTGGTGTTAGCCTGGAAAAATTGGATGAAGATAGTTGTGAATGTAGTTTGGAATTAAATGACGGCCATAAAAATGCTGTTGGTGGTGTAATGGGAGGAGTCATGTTCACTTTAGCGGATTTTGCATTTGCAGTTTTGTCCAATAATTTGCATTCTCCTACTGTTGCTCAACAAGTCAGTGTTAACTATTTAAGTGCTCCTAAAGGAAATAAACTAATTGCCCGTGCGGTATGTAAAAAGAATGGGAGAAGTTCATCTATTATAAATGTTGATGTTAGTGATGATACTGGCAGAGATATCGTACAATTCGTAGGTACGGGTTTTAAATTATAA
- the fbp gene encoding fructose-1,6-bisphosphate aldolase/phosphatase, whose translation MKTTVSVIKADIGSVSGHCVAHPELMDICDEVLNEALETGILKDYYVSRCGDDIDLIMTHDKGEENEEVHKTAYDAFMKATARARELKLYGAGQDLLSDTFSGNIKGMGPGVAEMEFEERPSDPVLVFCCDKTEPGAFNLPIFRMFADPFNTAGLVIDPSLHDGFKFEVFDVIEHKKVILDCPEEMYDLLALIGSTGRYVIKRVWKKNGEIAAAISTERLNLMAGEYVGKDDPVAVVRAQSGFPANGECVDPFAFPHMVSGWMRGSHNGPMMPVSEAEANPIRFDGPPRVVGLGFQVANGELVGPVDLFDDPAFDPTREQAAKIATYIRRHGPFEPHRLPAEEMEYTSLPGVMSKLEKRFEDMD comes from the coding sequence ATGAAAACTACAGTTAGTGTAATTAAAGCTGATATCGGAAGTGTTTCTGGTCACTGTGTTGCACATCCAGAATTAATGGATATCTGTGATGAAGTTTTAAACGAAGCTTTAGAAACTGGTATTTTAAAAGACTATTATGTTTCCCGTTGTGGAGATGACATTGATTTAATCATGACCCACGACAAAGGGGAAGAAAACGAAGAAGTTCACAAAACTGCTTATGATGCATTCATGAAAGCTACTGCAAGAGCACGTGAATTGAAATTATACGGTGCAGGTCAAGACTTATTGTCCGATACTTTCTCAGGTAATATCAAAGGTATGGGTCCTGGTGTTGCAGAAATGGAATTTGAAGAAAGACCATCTGACCCTGTATTAGTATTCTGTTGTGACAAAACCGAACCTGGTGCATTCAACTTACCAATCTTTAGAATGTTTGCAGACCCATTCAACACTGCAGGTCTTGTAATTGACCCAAGTTTACACGACGGATTCAAATTTGAAGTATTCGATGTAATCGAACACAAAAAAGTTATCTTAGATTGTCCTGAAGAAATGTATGATTTACTCGCATTAATCGGTTCAACCGGTAGATATGTTATTAAAAGAGTATGGAAGAAAAACGGCGAAATCGCAGCTGCAATAAGTACTGAAAGGTTAAACTTAATGGCTGGTGAATACGTTGGTAAAGACGACCCAGTAGCAGTTGTAAGAGCACAATCCGGATTCCCTGCAAACGGTGAATGTGTAGATCCATTTGCATTCCCTCACATGGTAAGTGGTTGGATGAGAGGATCCCACAATGGTCCAATGATGCCTGTTTCAGAAGCAGAAGCAAACCCAATCAGATTTGACGGACCACCTAGAGTCGTCGGTTTAGGTTTCCAAGTAGCTAATGGTGAATTAGTAGGTCCTGTAGACTTATTCGATGACCCTGCATTTGATCCTACTCGTGAACAAGCTGCTAAAATCGCAACTTACATCAGAAGACATGGTCCATTCGAACCTCACAGATTACCTGCTGAAGAAATGGAATATACTTCCCTTCCTGGTGTAATGAGCAAACTCGAAAAAAGATTCGAGGACATGGATTAA
- a CDS encoding DUF3781 domain-containing protein — MHEKETLIQNINKIHTTEMGVGRISRNLDINGDVVEYCKKKILKDESVVERKGKNYYVHIDNCVITVNASSYTIITAHK, encoded by the coding sequence ATGCATGAAAAGGAAACCCTAATACAGAATATCAATAAAATCCATACAACTGAAATGGGCGTTGGAAGAATTTCCAGAAATTTAGATATTAATGGAGATGTTGTTGAATACTGCAAAAAGAAAATTCTCAAGGATGAATCCGTTGTCGAACGAAAAGGTAAAAATTACTATGTTCATATTGACAATTGTGTTATTACAGTTAATGCATCAAGCTATACAATTATAACTGCACACAAATGA
- a CDS encoding ABC transporter permease, with amino-acid sequence MSFLKFIIKNPFRRKNSAILAIVGICIGIVVIVALGGITNGLVSTFEDTVHAGGADFTISGKETGNSAYGTNTIDANWTDKIANVSGVSEAYPIYVILTSVGDDYMNTLIGIDPNGTTMADISISDGRMFKDNSSEVILGKIYADDKNLSVGDTLKIDGEDFNVSGIYETGDSNMAGAVFTSIEKVADINDDSDSISNIYVKVDKGADAQEVANRIDSMYGDNITTVSSVMEMEQMADMLNMLKASSWGISLLAIVVGALGIINTMLMSVFERTREIGVLKAVGWSNAKILTMIVGESLVITVLSAIIGSVLGVVLCTVLGPMMNINAVFTPDIFIQAFGIAIIVGIIGGLYPAVKAIKLPPTEALRYE; translated from the coding sequence ATGTCATTTTTAAAATTTATTATCAAAAATCCATTCAGGAGAAAGAATAGTGCTATACTGGCTATTGTTGGTATATGTATTGGTATAGTAGTTATTGTCGCTCTTGGTGGTATTACAAATGGTTTGGTATCTACTTTTGAAGACACTGTCCATGCGGGAGGTGCGGATTTTACTATTTCAGGTAAAGAAACGGGAAATTCAGCGTATGGTACTAATACCATTGACGCTAACTGGACTGATAAAATAGCTAATGTAAGTGGCGTTAGTGAAGCCTATCCGATTTATGTTATTTTAACGTCTGTGGGGGATGATTATATGAACACATTAATTGGAATAGATCCGAACGGTACAACTATGGCTGATATTTCAATTAGTGATGGTCGAATGTTTAAGGATAATTCCTCAGAAGTGATTTTGGGAAAGATTTATGCCGATGATAAGAATTTGTCTGTTGGTGACACATTAAAAATTGACGGTGAAGACTTTAATGTTTCCGGTATTTATGAAACGGGTGACTCCAATATGGCGGGGGCGGTTTTCACTTCAATTGAAAAGGTGGCAGATATTAATGATGATTCAGACAGTATATCAAATATCTATGTGAAGGTAGATAAGGGAGCGGATGCTCAGGAAGTTGCAAATAGGATTGATTCTATGTATGGAGATAATATTACCACTGTCTCCTCTGTCATGGAAATGGAACAGATGGCAGACATGTTAAACATGCTTAAAGCATCTTCTTGGGGTATTTCTCTTTTAGCTATTGTTGTTGGTGCATTGGGTATTATCAATACAATGCTGATGTCTGTTTTTGAAAGAACTCGTGAAATTGGTGTGTTAAAGGCGGTGGGATGGTCTAATGCTAAAATTTTAACAATGATTGTTGGCGAATCATTGGTTATTACCGTATTGTCTGCAATCATAGGGTCTGTTCTTGGTGTTGTTTTGTGTACTGTTTTAGGTCCTATGATGAATATTAATGCAGTTTTCACGCCAGATATTTTCATACAGGCATTTGGAATAGCGATTATTGTTGGAATTATTGGGGGATTGTATCCTGCTGTCAAGGCAATTAAATTACCTCCAACTGAGGCATTGAGGTATGAATAG
- a CDS encoding ABC transporter ATP-binding protein: MDNVVEINNLVKTYENGHIKALNGIDLTIGEGEFVSIIGPSGSGKSTLLNMLGALDLPDSGSINVAGYDLISNKKLNEFRAKKIGFIFQLHNLIPNLSVVENIEIPMFTSKLSNSEMRVKALDLLDIVGLRDKASQKPSKLSGGERQRVAIARALANDPSIILADEPTGSLDSKTSTKILKQLIDLHRSQNVTLIIVTHDMDVAKLADRTIEVLDGKLVNAGENSLLDDKINVD; the protein is encoded by the coding sequence ATGGATAATGTTGTTGAAATTAATAATTTGGTTAAAACATATGAAAATGGCCATATTAAGGCTTTAAATGGTATTGATTTAACAATTGGTGAAGGAGAATTTGTATCAATAATAGGGCCTTCAGGTTCAGGTAAGTCAACATTATTGAACATGCTTGGTGCACTTGACCTGCCGGATTCCGGTTCAATTAATGTTGCGGGATACGATTTGATTTCAAATAAAAAATTAAATGAATTCCGGGCCAAAAAAATTGGTTTTATTTTTCAGTTACATAATCTGATTCCAAATTTATCCGTCGTTGAAAACATAGAAATTCCAATGTTCACCTCCAAATTGTCCAATAGTGAAATGAGGGTCAAAGCATTGGATTTGCTTGATATTGTGGGTCTTCGAGATAAGGCATCACAAAAGCCATCAAAATTATCTGGTGGTGAACGGCAAAGGGTTGCTATTGCACGTGCACTTGCAAATGATCCTTCAATTATATTGGCTGATGAACCAACAGGATCACTTGATTCAAAGACAAGTACTAAAATCCTTAAGCAATTAATTGATTTGCACAGATCCCAAAATGTAACATTGATAATTGTCACACATGATATGGATGTGGCTAAACTTGCAGACAGAACTATTGAAGTTTTGGATGGTAAACTTGTTAATGCTGGTGAAAATTCTCTTTTGGATGATAAGATAAATGTGGATTAA
- a CDS encoding DUF357 domain-containing protein — MSDLESAEKIAKDIQKLERNLNQVAHIEFTGKEKEVYDRAVDYWNDSKYYLEKKDMRTAFGCIEYSHGLLDALRIIHDTIDDY; from the coding sequence ATGAGTGATTTGGAAAGTGCAGAAAAAATAGCTAAAGATATTCAGAAATTGGAAAGAAATTTAAATCAGGTTGCTCACATTGAGTTTACAGGAAAAGAAAAAGAAGTATATGACAGGGCTGTTGATTATTGGAATGATTCAAAATACTACCTTGAAAAAAAAGATATGAGAACAGCATTCGGATGCATTGAATATTCACACGGATTGCTTGATGCACTAAGAATCATCCACGATACAATTGATGATTACTAA
- the pgsA gene encoding archaetidylinositol phosphate synthase, translating to MLESLRPLLTKILNPLARNLNINPNIVTVISPFIAILAAYGFANHLLLLGCVAILLSGFLDVVDGAVARYHNRSSKFGAFLDSTMDRFADAIIYIGIIFGGYCDWFIGVLAIHSAITVSYVRARAESQGVDCSVGIAERAVRMIILMVGALIGHFTQPIYFTYVIIILVILSYITVGQRIYHVWKALK from the coding sequence ATGCTTGAAAGTCTAAGACCATTATTAACAAAAATATTGAATCCGCTTGCACGAAATTTGAATATTAATCCAAACATTGTAACAGTGATTTCTCCATTTATTGCTATTTTAGCAGCATATGGATTTGCCAACCATTTATTGCTTCTGGGATGCGTAGCTATCCTACTTTCCGGATTTTTAGATGTTGTTGATGGTGCTGTTGCAAGATATCATAATAGATCATCTAAATTTGGAGCATTTCTTGATTCAACAATGGACCGTTTTGCAGATGCAATTATTTATATTGGTATAATATTTGGTGGATATTGCGATTGGTTTATAGGAGTTTTAGCAATCCATTCTGCAATTACTGTAAGTTATGTTCGTGCTAGAGCAGAATCTCAAGGTGTAGACTGTAGTGTTGGAATAGCTGAAAGGGCTGTTCGTATGATTATATTAATGGTTGGTGCATTAATAGGACACTTTACACAGCCAATTTACTTTACTTATGTAATCATAATCCTTGTAATTTTATCATATATTACTGTTGGACAAAGAATTTATCATGTTTGGAAGGCGTTGAAATGA
- a CDS encoding L-threonylcarbamoyladenylate synthase yields MKILKTDNAAPDEHVINEAIDVLANGGVIIYPTDTVYGLGANIFNNKAVRNVFGIKQRNLLKPLSILVSDTDAIDLVAKVSLYQKNTLEKYLPGPYTFILNKNSIIPRVVTSGLPHVGVRVPKNEIACKLASLFPITTTSANLSDEEVLSTPKEIIDQLGRDVDLVIDVGPLDSKNASTIVDLTTPQPKFIRR; encoded by the coding sequence ATGAAAATATTAAAAACTGATAATGCAGCACCTGATGAACATGTAATTAATGAAGCCATTGATGTGTTGGCTAATGGTGGAGTTATCATATATCCTACAGACACGGTCTATGGATTAGGTGCTAATATATTCAACAATAAGGCTGTTCGCAATGTTTTTGGTATAAAGCAAAGAAATTTATTAAAACCATTATCTATTTTGGTTTCAGATACCGATGCGATAGATTTGGTTGCAAAAGTTTCATTATATCAAAAAAATACTTTAGAAAAATACCTGCCCGGACCATATACTTTTATATTAAATAAAAATTCTATTATTCCAAGAGTTGTAACTAGTGGTTTGCCGCATGTTGGAGTAAGAGTTCCTAAAAATGAGATTGCATGTAAATTGGCAAGCTTGTTTCCAATAACCACCACAAGCGCTAATTTATCTGATGAGGAAGTATTGTCTACTCCTAAAGAAATTATTGATCAATTGGGTCGTGATGTTGATTTGGTAATTGATGTCGGACCTTTAGATTCTAAAAATGCATCAACTATTGTGGATTTAACAACACCACAACCAAAATTTATAAGAAGATAA
- the radB gene encoding DNA repair and recombination protein RadB gives MKVLANFEDNHKIPTNSSIDNLLNGGFEKGTVTQIFGPPSSGKSNIALCLAVNVAKSGKKAIYMDTEGGISIDRIKQIAGSDFSQVANNIMVFEPTTFQEQGENIGAIELWLRKNHADTDIFILDSAVALYRVDDMKSSRLNKELGKQMGILSKIARSFDIAVIVTNQIYNAFDDEGNNDIRAVGGMVLQYWSKVIIQLERGEETNQRIATLKRHRSIGEGRQAVFRINSRGIN, from the coding sequence ATGAAAGTATTAGCTAACTTTGAGGATAATCATAAGATTCCAACAAATTCAAGTATCGATAATTTATTAAACGGGGGATTTGAAAAAGGTACTGTAACCCAAATTTTTGGTCCTCCAAGTTCTGGTAAAAGTAATATTGCTTTGTGTTTGGCAGTTAATGTTGCCAAATCAGGTAAAAAAGCTATTTATATGGATACTGAAGGTGGAATTTCAATTGATAGAATTAAACAAATTGCAGGCAGTGATTTTTCACAAGTTGCTAATAATATAATGGTTTTTGAACCAACTACTTTTCAGGAACAAGGTGAAAACATCGGAGCTATTGAATTGTGGCTTAGAAAGAACCATGCAGATACTGATATATTTATTTTGGATTCTGCCGTAGCACTATATCGTGTGGATGATATGAAATCATCCCGATTAAATAAGGAATTGGGTAAACAAATGGGAATTCTTTCAAAAATAGCCCGGTCTTTTGACATTGCCGTTATCGTTACCAATCAAATATATAATGCATTTGATGATGAAGGAAATAATGATATACGTGCTGTTGGAGGTATGGTACTTCAATATTGGAGCAAAGTCATAATTCAATTGGAGCGTGGTGAAGAAACAAATCAGAGAATCGCCACATTAAAACGCCATCGAAGTATTGGTGAAGGTCGGCAAGCCGTTTTCCGAATTAATTCTCGTGGGATTAATTAG